The Cylindrospermum stagnale PCC 7417 genome segment CAATCTGCATTAGTAGAAGCAAGGTGTGACCCCAGCTTGGCAATTCGTCCCCTAGCCAGCAATAGCAATTTACCAGACAGTTCTAGTTTGACTCGTCGGGTAGTAATGGTAACAACTCAAGACCGTCTCCAGATTCCCCCTATCAAACACTTTTGGCAACTAGTGCAAGAAAATATCCCCCTGCAACTTGAAAAACAGCGATCGGTTTCTTAAGTTGATCATTGGTCAACAGTCCAAACATTGACCCTAAACTAGTGACCAATGACCAATGACCAATGACCAATGACTAATGACTAATTATGAGCAATGTATTTAGGGAATTTATCCAGAAAGTAGGCAGTGGAAACCATACAGCAGAAAATTTAACCCGTGCTGAAGCGGCCACAGCTACCAAAATGATGCTGCTGGGTGAAGCGACACCAGCCCAAATCGGGGCGTTTTTGATTGCCCACCGCATTAAACGTCCCACAGGGGAAGAGTTAGCGGGAATGTTAGATGCATACAACGAACTGGGGCCAAAACTGCAACCGATCGCTGCTTCGCAACGGGTGATAGTTTTAGGTATTCCTTATGATGGCAGAACACGCACCGCACCAATTAGCCAGATTACAGCTTTACTGCTAGCCGCTGCTGGACAACCAGTGGTGATGCATGGTGGCGATCGCTTGCCGACAAAGTATGGATTACCCCTAATTGAGATTTGGCAAGGGTTAGGGGTAGATTGGACTGCTTTAACATTAGCCAAAACTCAGCAAGTATTTGAGCAAACAAAAATCGGCTTTGTTTATCCACCAAAGCATTTTCCCTTAACTAACACGCTTTGGGAGTACCGCGATCAACTAGGCAAGCGTCCACCATTGGCAACAATGGAGCTAATTTGGTGTCCTTATGCTGGGGATGCTCAGATGATTGCCGGCTTCGTCCACCCGCCGACAGAAGCGATGTTTCAGGTAGCTTTGGAGCTGCATAAAGTCACAAAATTCACCTTTGTCAAGGGATTGGAAGGTAGTTGCGACTTACCACGCGATCGCACCGCGATCATTGGCTTATCTTCAGCAGCGATGTCCCAGGAGTTAGAACGCTTACATTTAGTCCCCCGTGAATATGGCTTTACAACCAAGAACGTACCCCTTGGCAGTACTCAAGAACTATTAGACCTCTTGCCGGATGTATTAGCTGGTAAATCAACAGAATTGATGCAAACAGCCTTGTGGAATGGCGGGTTTTACCTCTGGCAGAGTGGCATTTCTCCAGATATGCGCGGGGGTATAGCCAAAGCCGCAGAATTATTCTCTAGTGGTGCGGTAGCGGCTAAACTCCAAGAACTCAGCTTATACGTAAATTTGGTTTCAACCAGCATCCAAATTTAACTAGTCTTTGATAATCTCTTTTTTATGGAATTATCAAATGGTAAAATAAATTAGGCAAATTTATGTGCCTGGGGTGTTTAACATCAAACTTCAATAGTTTTAAATTATTTAACAGGTAATATCAGACCTTCATGAGCTAGCAATGCTTTGGGAAAGACTGACTTAACCTCAGCTTGAACATGGTCAAGAAAATCATCATGATCATCCGGGTGGTGGTGAGAAATAACTAACCTTTTCACGCCAGCGCTTTGTGCCAAATCCACCGCAGTTTGCCAGAGTAAATCAGCCGATTCGTGGTTATGAGCTGTCGGGGGAGTGTAGGTGGCGTTGGCAATAAACAAATCAGCGTCTTGAATCATCTGTAAAATCTGCGATCGCTCCCCTTGCTCAACACGATTGTACAAATCAGTGATGTAGGCAACACTATAGTCCTGCCAAGATACGCGATAGCCAACTGACCGCTGATTTTGATTAACTAATGCCGTTGTAATCGTCACATCATCTAGCCCCACCGCATTGCCCGCAGTCAAATTGTAGAACTTCAATTCAGACTGCATCACCTGTAAAGGGTAAGGAAAGTGTGGCTGGAGCATTTGATCGCACAAGCATTGTTTAATTGAAGCACCATTCGATGCCGCAGTGCCATAAATGTGGAAGCGATTTTCCGCCATAAATGCGGGAGCAAAAAACGGAAACCCTTGGATGCGATTTGATTGGCAGTTGGTAAAAAACAGATGGGCTTCTATTGGTTTTTGTGCTTGCTGCCAAGTTTTACCCAGAATGCGTAAGCCAGTGCCCCCGTCAAAAATCAAGCGTTTCCCGGCTACATCCATTTCTACACAAGCAGTATTCCCACCATAGCGGCTGGTGTTGTTGCTTGGGGTGGGAATCAAACCACGGACACCCCAAAATTGCACGATAAATTCCCCAATTGGGCTACTTGGCAGGGGCGTTAGCTTCTCAGTTACGTAGCTTTGGGAACCCGACGACAGCTCAAAATTTGACATTTTCCTTGAAATTAGAGCTTACTGAGCAGATCATCGTAGCGCCGTACTTCCAAAGGCTGGTTTTTTTCGTCCACAATGACAACAGTAGGAGAGTAATTTTTTAACTCTTCCAGAGTCAACTGCCCGTAAGTCATTATAATCAAGCGATCGCCTGTAATGCCTAGACGTGCCGCAGCTCCATTTAATTCAATCGCCCCTGAGTTGGGTGGAGCCGGGATAGCATAGGTGATAAAGCGCTCACCATTAGAATTATTCACTACTTGCACCTGCTCATAGGGTAAGATGCCAGCTTTTTTCAATAGGACTTGATCAATACTAATACTGCCAACGTAGTGCAGATTCGCTGCCGTGAGGGTGCAGTTATGAATTTTTGCCAAAAGGAGAGTGCGTTGCATTTCGTTTCGGGTGATATGGCAGTTTTTACGAGCCGCAACCAGCGAAGGTTTTTTGTCTTCCTATTTTTGGTGTCTGGTTTTCGTACTTAGCTGATAGCTTAGACGGGCAATGGGTAAAAAGAATATCACCCATTACCATCATCCGTTATCTTTGAGTGTAAGCTAGGATAGACTTCTCTACTAAGGGTCTGACTTGCTCAACATCCTGCCAACCGAGAATTTGAGTTACCTTTTTTTCCAAATTTTTATAAGAGCGGAAAAATTCGGCAATTTCTTCCAAGCGGTGGGGGGGTACATCTTTCAAGGATTTTACTTGAGCGTAGCGCGGATCTTTGTCGGGAACACAAAGAATCTTTTCATCGCGATCGCCACCGTCAATCATCTCTAAAAAGCCGATTGGTCGTGCAGCAATCACACAACCTGGAAAAGTTGGTTCATCAATTAGTACCATACCATCCAGGGGATCACCATCATCAGCCAAGGTATTAGGTATAAACCCATAGTCATAAGGATACTGTACTGAGGAATAAAGTACCCTATCTAGGGCAAAAGCTCCCAATTCCTTATCAAATTCGTATTTATTTTTACTCCCGCCCGCAATTTCAATCAGCACATTGATTATACCCAGTTTAGGTTGGGCTGGAATACGGGATAAATCCACAACAAAACTCCTCTGCTAACAGTGAATCAAGGTAGCACACAGTTTGGCTCCCCGTGTAGAATTTTAGGGCAATTAGGGATCTCTTCCCAAGGTAATTGTTTCGTTCACTAAGGGAAACAGATGGGAGAAGAAGCATCTAGCTGCTTTCGGTATCAGAATATAGTGAGAGTGAAGATTGGCTAAAAAAAGGGCCGCTGGATAGGTGATGTTTTAGCGACAGTCCTATAGAAAAAGCGTTGCCAAGTTTCCTCGCAACGCTTTTTTGATGTGATTCAGTCTAGGTTTGACCATAATTTCAGTCAAGATTACCGAATCTAGAGTCCAACAACACAGATTCAGATTATTTGTGATTTTTACTTAGACAAACATCGACGCAAACTTTGTTTGCTCCTGTTTTGAGCTTTCTTGCTGGTAAAATTCTCTATCTAATTGTATCTAGTCTTCACTGCTTGGTATGCTGTATGTCAGGGGTTGCTGGTTATTCTGAACATTGTGTGAAGAATAGTGGGCGATAACATATACAGGTAGTATTAGGGTGACTAAAGCGATCGCGGTTCCCACAACATCTGCCAAACGTTGGGAATATGTGTCGGGAGAATTGGCAGACTGGCTATTTGAATTCATACAAAATTGCAATTCGTCAAATCACTGTTAGGTTTACTCTCTCTCTTGAGAGTGTTGATGCTATTTTAGCTATCTTTTGCCAGACAACTCTGTAGCATTCAGGTATTTTGTCCAGGTTTGCCATTGTCATAATGGCGTTTTTATACATGACAACACTGTTACAAAATAGCTTGTATACATCTGATGCTTTGTTATGTGACTAATATTTTTAGATGTTTGACCGTACTGTCTCATGGATATCTCACACATGGCTAACAGCTACAGCTTTATAAACGGCGTTTTTCATCTGTTTGCAGATTAAGCAAAAAAGTTTATTTGGACAATATGGTTTGATTATAACATTTCCAAATGCCAATGCTTATGAGCATTTGTCCTGATCCAATTATTTTTGATACAACATATTACTACCGAGATTATACTTAAAGTAGGTTAGAGTTGTTAATTATTCAACAGTGATTTCACAGAAAATTATGCCAAAGGCAGGAAGATCAGGGCGGTGATTATGTTTTAGACAGCACATTATTACTGAAGAAATCCAGTTATTGAACCCTGGTTCGCCGCATTTATTCAGTAATAGCACCAAGAAAATATTTCTGAATTTAAATTTACTAACCTAATTGATATTACTCTAATTTTGTCAATCTATATATAGGTAGAGTAATAATCCTCAAATTCCAGGTATAGCGCCTTTTCGCCAGAGAGCACACCACGTGCAACAATACCCAAAGTGTTAAATATCCCAACTTGAGTTTCAGAGAAATCCAAAACCTAATATAGGACTCATATTTTATTTTTGAACAAAACTCGGTACACCTTAATCGTCTAGAATCCTTTTGCCTCTTGCCTGCCTACGCAAATAATTTCAGGAATCAAATATTATTCCTATATGAGGAATTGAACACAAATTAAACTAGGAAAAAACCGCCACAAGATGAGGGCGGTTTGGTTAAGCAATCGGAGGGTACTTACAGTTTACTTTGCTAATTTTAAAATTGTTGTAGCCAAGTTGGCACTTGTTGCCATCCTAAGTTAAGGAAATCGAGAAGTATTGAATTTTAAATTTTCCCATATCCTGGAAAATTTCCCAATGCAACTAGCGTTTACTGTAAGTACTCATTGGTTCCTTAATGAAACGGATATAGAGATGCTTAAAGGTAGACTTAATCACGCGGGGCATGGCAAAATCGATGGGCATTAACTTATCTGGTAGCTGCCAATCTTCTATTTGTAGTAAGTCGGGAGATAAGTTAGGAAACTCAATATCAGCCAGTTCTGGACAAATGCCTAATCTTTGGGAAGCGGCAACGGTAGGAACTTGTGCAGGAGGGACTTGGAGGATTTCTAGCATGGCCCGATCTAGGGCAAATACATCTGATGCTGCTGCCAAAACCCCTAATTGACGGGGTTCACCGCCACTAGGACCATTGCCTTCATGACCAATAATGCCATCTAAAATGGTTAAATTTGGGTTAATTGTTCGGGCAGTTTCTACTAACATTTCGGCAAATCGGTTGGCGTCTTTCCCTGCTTCCATGTGCCACCAAGCTTTCATTTTGCCAGGGACGCAACCAAAGAGGTTTTTTACGCCCAAAGTTAATGTCAGTTGCATATGAGATTTAACTTTGGGGAGGTTAATCACTACATCTGCTTCTATCGCTTCTTTGCACAGCAGCAGGTGATTAAAATTGTCGCTGACAGTTTGGTAACGCTGGCCATGAAACTCGACAATTGGCAGATTGAGTTCTTCTAAAAGGGGTAGATAGCCATTGGCTGTTGCTACTCCTTTAGCGCTACCAAAAGCGGGACTATCGCCTAAAAATGGTTTACCGCCAACCTCAATTACCATCTGAGCAATTGCATAAACCAGTTCGGGGCGGGTGGTACACTCTTTAGTGGGACGGGAACTTGTGAGCAGATTAGGTTTGAGTAAGACGCGATCGCCTTTTTTCACAAAAGCCCCAATTCCCCCCAAAGGTTCTAGCAGCGTTTCTAAAGATTCCCGCAAAGCCTCTCGTTCGTAGGATGTAGCCCGGATAAGACTGACAGATGGTTTTTGAGTCTGCATGGATTTTAAGTGGCGATCAGAGTGAAAATAGAGTCAAGGACAATTGCTGCTTTTTGCGATTTTCTTACTTTGTTTTTAGTCAACTTTGTCCGATTCTGACATGAGAGGCAAAATCCCGCTCATTTGTTCTAAATTTAACACTGTTGCTAATTCTGCTGCATCCATTAGCCCGCGTTCTAGAACAATCTGCCGCAGAGATTTACCTGTTTCTAAAGATTCTTTAGCCACAGCCGCAGCATTGAGATAACCAATGTGGGGATTGAGGGCGGTAACTAAAGCTAAACTACCTTCTGCATAAGCTAAACAGCGTTCTCGGTTGGCGGTAATTCCGAGTATGCAGCGTTCGGTGAGGGCGGCGATCGTATTACCGAGAATTTCGATACTGTGAATTAGGTTATAGGCAATCAGCGGCATCATTACATTCAATTCTAATTGTCCAGCTTGGGCAGCAAGGGCGATCGCATTATCGTATCCCATCACCTGAAAACACACCATTGATGTCATTTCTGCCATCACCGGGTTATATTTCCCTGGCATAATTGAGGAACCGGGTTGCACCGGGGGCAATTGAATTTCTTTAAAACCAGTTTTTGGCCCCGAATCCATCAGCCGCAAGTCGTGAGATATTTTGACTAAATCCTGGGCTAAGTTCCGCAAAGCCCCGGAAACATTGACAAAAGGTGCCATACTTTGCATGGCCGCCATCAGGTGGGGCGCAGGTTCTAGGGGCGTTTCCAGCAATTGGGAGAGAATTTCCACCACACGGGCACGATATAGAGGATGGGTATTCATTCCTGTTCCCGCTGCACTTCCGCCCAAACCCAACACCATCAAGTCTCCAGAAGCAGTGTAAATGCGGTTTTGGTGTTCTGTGAGAATTTGCGCCCAAGCCTGAAAATTATCGCCCAAACGCACTGGTACAGCGTCTTGGAGGTGAGTTCTGCCAGATTTGACGATATCTTGGAATTCGATCGCTTTTGTTTCTAAGGATGCGATCGCCTTTTCTAAAGCTGGGTGTAATGTATGAGCAAGGGCCAATAAGCCACCGATGCGAATTGCTGTCGGAATCACATCATTAGTAGACTGCCCATAGTTAACATGATCATTAGGGCTAACCCGCTTGTAATTCCCCTTTTCCTCACCGAGAATTTCCAGCGCCCGATTTGCCAGAACTTCGTTAACATTCATGTGGTGAGAAGTTCCCGCACCAGCTTGATAAACATCCACAACAAATTGATCACGCAACTTCCCAGAAAGTATTTCTTCAGTTGCTTTGACAATCGCCACACTGATATCTTGGGGAATACAACCTAATTCACCGTTAACGATGGCGGTGGCTTTTTTGATAATCAAACAAGCATCTACGTAAGTGGGCAAAGGCTTGAGTCCACTAATGGGGAAGTTTTCCATCGCCCGCAAAGTTTGAATTCCGTAATAAGCGCTACCAGGAATTTGGCGATCGCCCATCGAATCCCGTTCAATGCGAAAATCAGAATTATCAGTCATAGTCTAGTTTGGATAATCTCAAAATACAGATCATCCCATGCAAGTACACTAAAAGCCTAATCTAGAAATTTTTATATTATATTTCCCAAATACGTAGGGTGCGTTCCCTAACGCACCTTCAACCCCAAAATCTAGGGGTAAACCGCAATCCTAAACCCTAGAATATTCTGGTTAATTAAGCCATAGCAAACTCTCTAAAACCTCATTTACTGGGATAATGGAAACCCAAAATAATCTCATTTTAAGGTATTTCGGCTGATAGTAAATTTTAAATTAATAATTCATTTGCTTCTTGCAAAACTTGAGCAATATCAGGTTTTTCAGATGAAATAACTTCATCCTGCAAGTGTTTATGATGGGGAAAATTGGGCAGATCAGGAAAGTGAGGTGTGCTATCATAGCGAAAGATTAGGTGATTATGTGCATTCTGAAAATAGTAACGGTAATCGAGAAATTCTAATTGATTATCTGCGACTATGATAGCTTCATTGATTTCTAGTAAATGTGTCTGATTAAAACGCAATCGAATTCTTAAATTAGCTCGGTTTGGAGTCAAATTTTCTTCTTCATATCGTTCAACATAAACATCACTGTACAGAAGAACTGCCTGCTCAAGTTGATTGAGGTAATCAGATAAAATATTAGGCAGCATAATTCAATCTTTGCTCTAATTCCTGACGCAACTCAAGGTAGTGACGGTAATCGTTTGCCCATTCTATAAATAGGGAATCATCTGATAATATGCCTTGATTATATTGATAGAAAAATTCTTCAGAATCCATTTTTTGCTGATTTTCATACACACTCAGTCGCTTGGTAACAGCAACTAAGGCATCTAATGGTGATGTATATTGAATTGTTTGTTTACG includes the following:
- a CDS encoding anthranilate phosphoribosyltransferase family protein — translated: MSNVFREFIQKVGSGNHTAENLTRAEAATATKMMLLGEATPAQIGAFLIAHRIKRPTGEELAGMLDAYNELGPKLQPIAASQRVIVLGIPYDGRTRTAPISQITALLLAAAGQPVVMHGGDRLPTKYGLPLIEIWQGLGVDWTALTLAKTQQVFEQTKIGFVYPPKHFPLTNTLWEYRDQLGKRPPLATMELIWCPYAGDAQMIAGFVHPPTEAMFQVALELHKVTKFTFVKGLEGSCDLPRDRTAIIGLSSAAMSQELERLHLVPREYGFTTKNVPLGSTQELLDLLPDVLAGKSTELMQTALWNGGFYLWQSGISPDMRGGIAKAAELFSSGAVAAKLQELSLYVNLVSTSIQI
- a CDS encoding MBL fold metallo-hydrolase, whose amino-acid sequence is MSNFELSSGSQSYVTEKLTPLPSSPIGEFIVQFWGVRGLIPTPSNNTSRYGGNTACVEMDVAGKRLIFDGGTGLRILGKTWQQAQKPIEAHLFFTNCQSNRIQGFPFFAPAFMAENRFHIYGTAASNGASIKQCLCDQMLQPHFPYPLQVMQSELKFYNLTAGNAVGLDDVTITTALVNQNQRSVGYRVSWQDYSVAYITDLYNRVEQGERSQILQMIQDADLFIANATYTPPTAHNHESADLLWQTAVDLAQSAGVKRLVISHHHPDDHDDFLDHVQAEVKSVFPKALLAHEGLILPVK
- the panD gene encoding aspartate 1-decarboxylase codes for the protein MQRTLLLAKIHNCTLTAANLHYVGSISIDQVLLKKAGILPYEQVQVVNNSNGERFITYAIPAPPNSGAIELNGAAARLGITGDRLIIMTYGQLTLEELKNYSPTVVIVDEKNQPLEVRRYDDLLSKL
- a CDS encoding inorganic diphosphatase, coding for MDLSRIPAQPKLGIINVLIEIAGGSKNKYEFDKELGAFALDRVLYSSVQYPYDYGFIPNTLADDGDPLDGMVLIDEPTFPGCVIAARPIGFLEMIDGGDRDEKILCVPDKDPRYAQVKSLKDVPPHRLEEIAEFFRSYKNLEKKVTQILGWQDVEQVRPLVEKSILAYTQR
- a CDS encoding DUF362 domain-containing protein, whose product is MQTQKPSVSLIRATSYEREALRESLETLLEPLGGIGAFVKKGDRVLLKPNLLTSSRPTKECTTRPELVYAIAQMVIEVGGKPFLGDSPAFGSAKGVATANGYLPLLEELNLPIVEFHGQRYQTVSDNFNHLLLCKEAIEADVVINLPKVKSHMQLTLTLGVKNLFGCVPGKMKAWWHMEAGKDANRFAEMLVETARTINPNLTILDGIIGHEGNGPSGGEPRQLGVLAAASDVFALDRAMLEILQVPPAQVPTVAASQRLGICPELADIEFPNLSPDLLQIEDWQLPDKLMPIDFAMPRVIKSTFKHLYIRFIKEPMSTYSKR
- a CDS encoding aspartate ammonia-lyase encodes the protein MTDNSDFRIERDSMGDRQIPGSAYYGIQTLRAMENFPISGLKPLPTYVDACLIIKKATAIVNGELGCIPQDISVAIVKATEEILSGKLRDQFVVDVYQAGAGTSHHMNVNEVLANRALEILGEEKGNYKRVSPNDHVNYGQSTNDVIPTAIRIGGLLALAHTLHPALEKAIASLETKAIEFQDIVKSGRTHLQDAVPVRLGDNFQAWAQILTEHQNRIYTASGDLMVLGLGGSAAGTGMNTHPLYRARVVEILSQLLETPLEPAPHLMAAMQSMAPFVNVSGALRNLAQDLVKISHDLRLMDSGPKTGFKEIQLPPVQPGSSIMPGKYNPVMAEMTSMVCFQVMGYDNAIALAAQAGQLELNVMMPLIAYNLIHSIEILGNTIAALTERCILGITANRERCLAYAEGSLALVTALNPHIGYLNAAAVAKESLETGKSLRQIVLERGLMDAAELATVLNLEQMSGILPLMSESDKVD
- the tumE gene encoding toxin TumE — protein: MLPNILSDYLNQLEQAVLLYSDVYVERYEEENLTPNRANLRIRLRFNQTHLLEINEAIIVADNQLEFLDYRYYFQNAHNHLIFRYDSTPHFPDLPNFPHHKHLQDEVISSEKPDIAQVLQEANELLI
- the tumA gene encoding antitoxin TumA produces the protein MRKQTIQYTSPLDALVAVTKRLSVYENQQKMDSEEFFYQYNQGILSDDSLFIEWANDYRHYLELRQELEQRLNYAA